In a genomic window of Occallatibacter riparius:
- a CDS encoding family 43 glycosylhydrolase translates to MRTLCRLCLALLACLAIQSAVSQPDKLIQPGKPWMAGNASLQAHGGGIIQVGKTWYWIGENKTHGSSFYANSCYSSTDLVHWTFVNDTLKLQASGDLGPNRVVERPKIIYNARTKTYVMYMHIDDPKYAEAKVGVATSPTVCGDYTYRGSFRPLGFQSRDIGVFQDSDGSAYLLTEDRVNGLRIDALSSDYLSVTKAVAVLPDMEAPAMIKVQGKYFLFSSHLTGWNTNDNQYATAPSPAGPWSALSNFAPAGSHTFNSQTTFVLPVQGKGGITYIYMGDRWMPKDLASSTYIWLPLTISGTSVSMTWRDRWSLNAAAGTWTPAQ, encoded by the coding sequence ATGCGAACCTTGTGCCGCTTGTGCCTCGCACTCCTTGCGTGCCTCGCCATTCAGTCCGCCGTCAGCCAGCCGGATAAGCTCATCCAGCCCGGAAAGCCATGGATGGCCGGCAATGCCTCACTGCAAGCCCACGGCGGCGGAATCATCCAGGTCGGCAAAACCTGGTACTGGATCGGCGAGAACAAGACCCACGGCAGCTCGTTCTACGCCAACTCCTGCTATAGCTCGACAGACCTGGTCCATTGGACCTTCGTGAACGACACGCTCAAGCTCCAGGCCTCCGGAGACCTCGGTCCCAATCGCGTCGTCGAGCGCCCCAAAATCATCTACAACGCACGCACCAAGACCTACGTGATGTACATGCACATCGACGACCCGAAATATGCCGAAGCCAAGGTCGGCGTCGCCACCAGCCCGACCGTATGCGGCGACTACACCTATCGCGGCAGCTTCCGCCCGCTCGGTTTCCAAAGCCGCGACATCGGCGTCTTTCAGGACTCCGACGGCTCAGCCTACCTGCTCACCGAAGACCGCGTAAACGGCCTGCGCATCGATGCACTCTCCAGCGACTATCTCTCCGTAACCAAGGCCGTAGCCGTGCTGCCCGACATGGAAGCGCCGGCCATGATCAAGGTGCAGGGCAAATACTTCCTGTTCAGCTCCCACCTTACTGGCTGGAACACGAACGACAACCAGTACGCGACCGCTCCGTCTCCGGCCGGCCCGTGGTCGGCTCTTTCCAATTTCGCCCCCGCCGGCTCGCACACGTTCAACTCGCAGACGACCTTCGTGCTTCCGGTCCAAGGCAAAGGCGGCATCACCTACATCTACATGGGCGACCGCTGGATGCCGAAAGACCTGGCCTCCTCAACCTACATATGGCTGCCGCTCACAATCTCCGGCACCTCAGTCTCCATGACCTGGCGCGATCGCTGGTCCCTCAATGCAGCCGCAGGCACGTGGACTCCCGCACAATGA
- a CDS encoding response regulator produces MTEQAVRVLVVDDEPNITSTLAMILNMQGFETASALSGVEAVALARTFRPHVALLDVHLGDITGIEVALAILETMPGCQIVLITGLLATHRILDQAKTDGLRFELLIKPVQPPHLLEILKQMAAA; encoded by the coding sequence ATGACGGAGCAGGCGGTACGTGTCCTCGTCGTCGATGACGAGCCGAATATCACATCAACTCTGGCAATGATTCTGAACATGCAGGGTTTCGAAACCGCGTCGGCCCTCTCGGGCGTGGAGGCGGTCGCACTGGCGCGTACATTCCGTCCCCACGTCGCTCTGCTTGATGTGCACCTGGGCGATATCACGGGCATCGAAGTAGCGCTGGCCATTCTCGAGACAATGCCCGGCTGTCAGATTGTTTTGATCACCGGGCTATTGGCGACTCATCGAATTCTGGATCAGGCAAAGACGGACGGCCTTCGTTTTGAGCTGCTCATCAAGCCTGTACAGCCGCCCCATTTATTGGAAATCCTGAAGCAGATGGCCGCCGCCTAG
- the mtaB gene encoding tRNA (N(6)-L-threonylcarbamoyladenosine(37)-C(2))-methylthiotransferase MtaB: MPAGFHIENFGCRAARADGEAIADTLTRSGLTPTPPPQAEVVVVNTCSVTAEADREARAWIRRAHRLNPEARIVVTGCYAQRAPQELASLPGVAAVIGNSHKALAPQIVTSLASAAPQPISDLVPLHTLAGPAIYADDRFAHSFLEETQILPGAQTRPNLKIQEGCGNRCTFCVIPQTRGNSRSLPEEKVLAQVRGFVDAGGNELVLSGINLGRWGRDLPESSCSSLAQLVRRIFAETPLPRLRLSSIEPMDWDHDLITLMREFGGARLARHAHLPLQSGSDSVLRRMHRRYRPWHYVEKVQALREAAGPALTLGADVMVGFPGETDREFQETYDFIRQLPFGYLHLFPFSPRPGTRGWDLHRQSPVPASAVDERMAALRQLGHQKSEKHRATFIGCTLPCITLNTPDALRQKNGTSLLSENFLPIELEGTLPSNSLISARITEIKPGGVLKAELVCDSRH; the protein is encoded by the coding sequence GTGCCTGCCGGCTTCCACATCGAGAACTTCGGCTGCCGCGCCGCCCGCGCAGACGGCGAAGCCATCGCCGACACCCTCACCCGCTCCGGCCTGACCCCCACCCCCCCTCCCCAGGCTGAAGTCGTCGTAGTCAACACCTGCAGCGTCACCGCCGAAGCCGACCGTGAAGCCCGCGCCTGGATCCGCCGCGCCCACCGCCTCAATCCCGAAGCCCGCATCGTCGTCACCGGCTGCTACGCCCAGCGCGCCCCCCAGGAGCTGGCCAGCCTTCCCGGCGTCGCCGCCGTCATCGGCAACAGCCACAAAGCTTTAGCACCTCAAATCGTTACCAGTCTGGCCTCCGCCGCACCCCAGCCCATCAGCGACCTCGTCCCCCTTCACACCCTCGCCGGCCCCGCCATCTACGCTGACGACCGCTTCGCCCACTCCTTCCTCGAAGAAACCCAGATCCTTCCCGGCGCACAAACCCGCCCCAACCTCAAGATCCAGGAGGGCTGCGGCAACCGCTGCACCTTCTGCGTAATCCCCCAGACCCGCGGCAACTCCCGCAGCCTGCCGGAAGAAAAAGTCCTCGCTCAGGTCCGCGGATTCGTCGACGCCGGCGGCAACGAGCTCGTCCTCTCCGGAATCAACCTCGGCCGCTGGGGCCGCGACCTCCCCGAATCCTCATGCTCCTCGCTCGCGCAGCTGGTCCGCCGCATCTTCGCCGAGACCCCCCTCCCCCGCCTCCGCCTAAGCTCCATCGAGCCCATGGACTGGGACCATGACCTCATCACCCTCATGCGGGAGTTTGGCGGTGCTCGCCTCGCCCGTCACGCCCACCTGCCCCTGCAGTCCGGGTCAGACTCCGTCCTCCGCCGCATGCATCGCCGCTACCGCCCCTGGCACTACGTCGAAAAGGTTCAAGCCCTTCGCGAAGCCGCCGGACCTGCCCTCACTCTTGGCGCCGATGTCATGGTCGGCTTCCCCGGTGAAACCGACCGAGAGTTCCAGGAAACATACGACTTCATCCGTCAGCTCCCCTTCGGCTATCTCCATCTGTTCCCGTTCTCGCCCCGCCCCGGCACCCGCGGCTGGGACCTTCACCGCCAGTCCCCCGTTCCCGCCTCCGCAGTTGACGAACGCATGGCCGCCCTGCGCCAGCTCGGCCACCAAAAATCCGAAAAACATCGCGCCACCTTCATCGGTTGCACCCTCCCCTGCATCACACTCAACACACCGGATGCGCTCCGGCAAAAGAACGGCACTAGCCTATTGAGCGAGAACTTCCTGCCGATTGAGTTAGAGGGAACGCTGCCGTCTAATTCGCTGATCAGCGCGCGGATCACAGAAATCAAGCCCGGTGGAGTACTCAAAGCTGAACTCGTGTGTGACTCGCGTCACTGA
- a CDS encoding acyltransferase family protein — protein sequence MTIQSDQASKAQKSGSAYYRPELDALRFFAFLCVFSFHRMDYVPTDPVRDRWLYLIGNVGPFGVPVFFLLSAFLITELLLRERDKTGRVHIKAFYLRRILRIWPLYFVAFFGLALLNHFVPGLGTSDPLACVAFTFFAGNWYILHHGWIAGAVDPLWSISVEEQFYIAIPLIAARAGRRMLGLVSALLLAVAYVTILLYALHPTTGDNGEWTNSFLQFQFFAAGTLIALILRGRLVCVPVWMRFAGFVLGFTFWFTALMRFQVKSWEPHPTPMGALAGWLLVLAGSLLFFLSALGTPARLVPRWLAYLGRISYGLYLVHSLVFFLTFNKAVPYLRRSFPGVAMPESVRNLVWTVVVLAVSIGLASLSFHYFERPFLRLKSRFTFVRSREDVAPSV from the coding sequence ATGACCATTCAATCTGACCAAGCCAGTAAAGCCCAGAAATCCGGGAGCGCCTACTACCGCCCGGAACTTGATGCCCTCCGCTTCTTCGCCTTCCTCTGCGTGTTCAGCTTTCATCGCATGGACTATGTGCCCACCGATCCGGTGCGCGATCGCTGGCTTTATCTGATCGGAAATGTGGGTCCGTTCGGTGTTCCCGTATTCTTCCTGCTCAGCGCTTTCCTCATCACGGAGCTGTTGTTGCGCGAGCGAGATAAGACGGGGCGCGTTCACATCAAGGCGTTTTATCTACGGCGCATCCTGCGCATCTGGCCGCTTTATTTCGTCGCGTTTTTCGGACTGGCGCTGCTGAATCACTTCGTGCCGGGCCTCGGCACCTCCGATCCGCTCGCCTGTGTGGCCTTCACGTTCTTCGCGGGGAACTGGTACATCCTTCATCACGGCTGGATCGCGGGTGCCGTTGATCCGCTATGGAGCATCTCTGTCGAAGAGCAGTTCTACATCGCCATCCCGCTCATTGCCGCGCGTGCCGGCCGCCGGATGCTTGGCCTCGTTTCTGCCCTGCTGCTCGCCGTTGCGTATGTGACGATACTGCTGTACGCGTTGCACCCTACGACTGGAGATAACGGCGAGTGGACCAATAGCTTTCTTCAATTCCAGTTCTTCGCGGCCGGGACTCTCATTGCGCTGATACTGCGCGGCAGGCTTGTATGCGTTCCGGTCTGGATGCGCTTCGCGGGCTTCGTGCTCGGCTTCACCTTTTGGTTCACGGCGCTGATGCGCTTTCAGGTCAAGAGCTGGGAGCCGCATCCGACGCCCATGGGTGCGCTTGCCGGATGGCTCCTGGTCCTCGCCGGATCCCTTCTTTTCTTCCTTTCTGCGCTCGGCACTCCAGCGCGTTTAGTGCCGCGCTGGCTGGCATATCTAGGCAGGATTTCGTACGGCTTGTATCTCGTGCACTCGCTCGTCTTCTTCCTGACGTTTAACAAGGCGGTGCCGTACCTGCGCCGGAGCTTTCCTGGCGTCGCGATGCCCGAATCAGTTCGCAACCTGGTGTGGACGGTGGTTGTGCTTGCTGTCAGCATCGGACTGGCCTCTCTGTCCTTCCACTACTTTGAAAGGCCGTTTCTCCGCCTGAAGAGCCGGTTTACGTTCGTCCGATCGCGCGAGGACGTTGCACCTTCGGTCTGA
- the infC gene encoding translation initiation factor IF-3, which yields MSKATPASWSTRSSSASAPWAALRQPTIARPQAFLPRFSFSCLRPGIAGAQPQANQCYTQGASRKTAAIRTIQVTPAARTLWRSTIAFDKRAAKSFIRINDRIRAREVRVIDENGEQLGILAPFEALKIARERGLDLVEVSPNAVPPVCRIQDYGRFLYEKEKSERAARKKQKVITIKEVKFSVTVDEHDYQTKKNQAVRFLHEGDKVKASLRFRGRQMAHRELGYAIINRLIQDIGEAGVVEFMPRMEGTILHAIVAPSKKQEQQPPKPKPPAPPQQQTAPAAQ from the coding sequence ATCTCGAAGGCAACGCCCGCCTCGTGGTCGACGAGATCTTCATCGGCAAGCGCTCCGTGGGCAGCGCTGCGCCAGCCCACCATCGCTCGGCCACAAGCCTTCCTGCCTAGGTTCTCCTTTTCCTGCCTGCGCCCCGGGATTGCCGGGGCGCAACCGCAAGCAAACCAATGCTATACTCAGGGTGCGTCCCGTAAGACAGCGGCTATTCGGACCATCCAGGTCACACCCGCCGCGCGGACCCTTTGGAGGAGTACCATCGCTTTCGACAAACGAGCAGCCAAGTCCTTTATTCGCATCAATGACCGTATCCGCGCGCGCGAAGTCCGCGTAATCGACGAAAACGGCGAACAGCTCGGCATCCTGGCTCCCTTTGAGGCGCTGAAAATTGCCCGTGAGCGCGGCCTGGACCTGGTGGAAGTCTCCCCCAACGCAGTGCCCCCCGTCTGCCGCATCCAGGACTATGGCCGCTTCCTCTACGAGAAGGAAAAGAGCGAGCGCGCCGCCCGCAAAAAGCAGAAGGTCATCACCATTAAGGAAGTGAAGTTCTCGGTCACGGTGGATGAGCACGACTACCAGACCAAGAAGAACCAGGCTGTTCGCTTCCTGCACGAGGGCGACAAGGTGAAGGCCAGCCTTCGCTTCCGTGGCCGCCAGATGGCGCACCGCGAGCTCGGCTACGCCATCATCAACCGCCTCATCCAGGACATCGGCGAAGCCGGCGTGGTCGAATTCATGCCGCGCATGGAAGGCACCATCCTGCACGCCATCGTGGCTCCCAGCAAGAAGCAGGAACAGCAGCCACCCAAGCCCAAGCCGCCCGCGCCTCCGCAGCAGCAGACTGCCCCCGCCGCGCAATAA
- a CDS encoding YodC family protein has product MGSNTITLTPGTCVRLKSGGPTMVILGIDEAGVFCGWLDGGKLRGDIFDAAGLEPAHRNT; this is encoded by the coding sequence ATGGGCTCGAACACAATAACGCTCACCCCGGGAACTTGCGTGCGATTGAAGTCAGGTGGTCCCACGATGGTTATCCTCGGCATTGACGAAGCCGGGGTATTTTGCGGCTGGCTCGACGGCGGAAAGCTGCGGGGCGATATCTTCGACGCCGCCGGCCTGGAACCCGCTCACCGCAACACATAG
- a CDS encoding TetR/AcrR family transcriptional regulator — MRYSLEHKAKNHEKILSVAARSFRERGGDTSGIGTVMKKVGLQKGGFYRHFKSKDDLFVEAVARALDETGRGMEEAAKSAPEGQGLRAIIDRYLSVAHANSPGSGCVRAALGPELARKPVAVRRRVEALLAEYRERLSPFMPGRTQQERMENCGLLFSSMAGVLMMVRVTTDAEMREQRLAAARKMFLKCFSDR; from the coding sequence ATGCGGTATTCGCTGGAACACAAAGCGAAGAATCACGAGAAGATTTTGTCAGTGGCGGCGCGCTCTTTTCGTGAGCGTGGCGGGGACACCAGCGGTATTGGAACGGTGATGAAGAAGGTGGGCCTGCAGAAAGGCGGGTTCTACCGGCATTTCAAGAGCAAGGACGACCTGTTTGTCGAGGCGGTGGCGCGAGCGCTGGACGAGACAGGACGCGGCATGGAGGAGGCTGCGAAGTCAGCGCCTGAGGGCCAGGGCTTGCGGGCGATCATCGATCGCTATTTAAGCGTAGCCCATGCCAATTCGCCGGGGTCCGGTTGCGTGCGTGCGGCTCTTGGACCGGAACTGGCGCGAAAGCCGGTAGCTGTACGACGCAGGGTTGAGGCGCTCCTGGCGGAATATCGGGAACGTCTATCGCCGTTCATGCCGGGACGCACTCAGCAGGAGAGGATGGAGAACTGCGGATTGCTGTTTTCGAGTATGGCGGGTGTTCTGATGATGGTGCGGGTTACAACGGATGCTGAGATGCGGGAGCAAAGGCTGGCGGCGGCGAGGAAGATGTTTTTGAAGTGCTTCTCGGACCGTTAA
- a CDS encoding SMP-30/gluconolactonase/LRE family protein, which produces MQRRTFVQMAAGATVLAALKPFAGAQDTKRPTPYPDPAIEVVDPRFAKYQILSAAVERLYTGARWAEGPVWFGDGRYLLFSDIPNNRMLRWLEDTGEVTVFRSPSNYSNGNCRDREGRLITCEHDSRRVTRTEHDGSITVLMDGFEGKKLNAPNDVIVHSDGGIWFTDPGYGIMSNYEGHKAAFELPANVYRIDPKTRVATVVATDLTKPNGLCFSPDEKLLYLVDTGTPKHKGDPSPIRVYDVVDGVKLANGRMFANMAPGSSDGIRCDVDGNIWSAAGWAGDGFNGVHVFAPDGTLMGKIHLPETCANLCFGGAKRDRLFMTASQSLYSLYVGTEGLKLS; this is translated from the coding sequence ATGCAGAGACGCACCTTCGTCCAAATGGCAGCCGGCGCAACCGTACTCGCGGCCCTCAAGCCCTTCGCCGGCGCTCAGGACACGAAACGCCCCACGCCCTATCCCGATCCCGCCATCGAAGTCGTCGATCCCCGCTTCGCCAAGTACCAAATCCTCAGCGCAGCGGTGGAGCGCCTCTACACCGGCGCACGCTGGGCCGAAGGCCCCGTTTGGTTCGGCGATGGCCGCTATCTCCTCTTCAGCGACATCCCCAACAACCGCATGCTGCGCTGGCTCGAGGACACCGGCGAAGTCACCGTCTTCCGCAGTCCCTCCAATTACAGCAACGGAAACTGCCGCGACCGCGAAGGCCGCCTCATCACCTGCGAGCACGACTCTCGCCGCGTCACGCGCACTGAACACGACGGCTCCATCACCGTGCTCATGGATGGCTTTGAAGGCAAGAAGCTCAACGCGCCCAACGACGTCATCGTCCACTCCGACGGCGGCATCTGGTTCACTGATCCCGGCTACGGCATCATGTCGAATTACGAAGGCCACAAAGCCGCCTTCGAGCTCCCTGCCAACGTCTACCGCATCGACCCCAAGACGCGCGTCGCCACCGTCGTCGCCACCGATCTCACCAAGCCCAACGGCCTCTGCTTCTCTCCCGACGAGAAACTGCTCTACCTCGTCGATACCGGCACTCCCAAGCACAAAGGCGACCCGTCGCCCATCCGTGTCTACGATGTTGTCGATGGAGTGAAGCTCGCCAACGGTCGCATGTTCGCGAATATGGCGCCGGGCTCTTCCGATGGCATCCGCTGCGACGTCGACGGCAACATCTGGTCAGCCGCCGGATGGGCCGGAGACGGCTTTAATGGCGTCCACGTCTTCGCCCCTGACGGCACCCTCATGGGCAAAATCCACCTACCGGAAACCTGCGCCAACCTCTGCTTCGGCGGTGCCAAGCGCGATCGCCTCTTCATGACCGCCAGCCAGTCCCTCTACTCCCTCTATGTAGGAACAGAAGGCCTCAAACTGTCTTGA
- a CDS encoding DUF429 domain-containing protein — translation MAIMSVDLAFRRWTDLGLVVLEGADDTAPVQCEILSWDDGGNGPGPVQADILAGRLNHFCNVHGIRVLMLDGPQAWKSRSNGHTHARTSERLLNTAAKTGLPGVVKPITYRGFAEFCVDVYDALCRRGWRRLDTTAGPDAGQERVLVESYPYAAWKALGLKPLASKRRARVSDLAEAFAVLNALVPLKVNRPPNHDQLQAIVGGLPGLALEARNYDGARIVGTPPRREDGQWREGFIVLPVRPSRDQVIRWSS, via the coding sequence ATGGCGATTATGAGCGTGGACCTGGCATTTCGCCGCTGGACTGACCTGGGGCTGGTGGTGCTCGAGGGCGCGGACGACACCGCGCCAGTTCAATGCGAGATTCTGAGCTGGGACGACGGTGGCAACGGCCCCGGGCCCGTGCAGGCCGATATTCTGGCCGGACGGCTGAATCACTTCTGTAACGTGCATGGTATTCGGGTGCTCATGCTCGATGGTCCGCAGGCGTGGAAGTCGAGGAGCAACGGCCACACCCACGCACGCACCAGTGAGCGGCTGCTGAATACCGCGGCGAAGACGGGACTGCCGGGCGTGGTGAAGCCGATCACCTATCGCGGCTTCGCCGAGTTCTGCGTGGATGTGTACGACGCACTGTGCCGTCGCGGATGGCGACGGCTCGATACGACTGCCGGCCCAGATGCCGGGCAGGAGCGGGTGCTGGTCGAGAGCTATCCGTACGCTGCATGGAAGGCGTTAGGGCTGAAGCCGCTCGCCTCAAAGCGCCGTGCGCGGGTGAGTGATTTGGCCGAGGCGTTCGCGGTGCTCAATGCGCTGGTTCCGCTGAAAGTGAACAGGCCGCCGAATCACGATCAGTTGCAGGCCATAGTCGGAGGGCTGCCGGGTCTGGCGCTCGAGGCACGAAATTACGACGGTGCGCGCATCGTGGGCACGCCGCCGCGCCGCGAAGACGGCCAATGGCGTGAAGGATTTATCGTGCTGCCGGTGAGGCCCTCACGTGATCAAGTGATCAGGTGGTCAAGTTGA
- a CDS encoding S9 family peptidase, which produces MLFSRFFPASLSLCAVLTVVPLARAADKSAEPHFPTSEDLRHLKGIGGPQLSPDGKQILFVVTDTTADGAKSHIWIVAASGDKDSLRQLTVSPPADKRGERAPQWAPDGSAIFFLAHRNDHTQLFRLDLRGGEAMPYDLKVMPVVDESKAKNAIPPPGAEKKDKKADDKKPEEKPESKKDEPLAIDINGYATSSDGKMLAVWARDPETPGEKKQKDAKADATWVNHDEHGTRLYLAALKANGQIDGELKVTSVAPDVRSATWSPVDNRLLVTTEPPNDLSDLGPAGEAFLLDAATPDKPQKLSAIPPTIGRADFTPDANTIVFAAATPEDAPPGYDELFALPKRSSGEQVIRLSAGFVGQLNGQALYVTPDGTLIAQAGIGVRTTPVRLTLDGSKPPQPIDLGAPVITGLNTNRKQTGWVWLAESGGQPEKLCTAAKLGDACTALPIPELAPADLRSVEPELVKWQSGEFTIEGLLYMPAQAKSGKVPLIVDVHGGPFGAFENRHDPFADFLVGHGWAVLRPNPRGSSNYGVKFAAANKNDLGGGDYQDIMAGVDYSLAHYPLDASKMALMGYSYGGEMAGFVEGKTDRFKAIISGAPVIDQFSEYGTEGGSWYDRWYFGKPWEHMQDAWKQSPLSGAARAKTPFLILQGEADTTDPLGQAQEMYRALRQEGVPVELVTYPRDNHGPLAGAMFGRPVPEPWHGYDARQRVIEFLNKAFGVSEDK; this is translated from the coding sequence ATGCTCTTCAGCCGGTTCTTCCCCGCATCGCTCTCCTTGTGTGCCGTGTTGACCGTTGTTCCTCTCGCTCGCGCTGCCGACAAGTCCGCCGAGCCGCACTTCCCCACCAGCGAAGACCTGCGCCACCTCAAGGGCATCGGCGGCCCGCAGCTCTCGCCCGACGGCAAGCAGATTCTCTTCGTCGTGACCGACACCACAGCCGACGGCGCCAAGTCCCACATCTGGATTGTCGCCGCCAGCGGAGACAAGGACTCGCTGCGCCAGCTCACCGTCTCCCCGCCGGCCGACAAGCGCGGCGAACGCGCACCGCAGTGGGCGCCCGACGGCTCCGCCATCTTCTTCCTCGCGCATCGCAACGACCACACCCAGCTCTTCCGCCTCGATCTGCGCGGCGGCGAGGCCATGCCCTACGACCTGAAGGTAATGCCCGTAGTCGACGAGTCGAAGGCGAAGAACGCCATTCCGCCCCCCGGCGCCGAGAAAAAAGACAAGAAGGCCGACGACAAGAAGCCAGAAGAGAAGCCCGAATCGAAGAAGGACGAACCGCTGGCCATCGACATCAACGGCTACGCCACTTCAAGCGACGGCAAGATGCTGGCGGTATGGGCGCGCGATCCCGAAACCCCGGGCGAGAAGAAGCAGAAGGACGCCAAGGCCGACGCCACGTGGGTCAACCACGATGAGCACGGCACGCGCCTCTATCTTGCCGCGCTGAAGGCCAACGGCCAGATCGATGGCGAACTCAAAGTAACATCTGTTGCTCCCGACGTGCGCAGCGCAACATGGTCGCCCGTCGACAACCGCCTGCTCGTCACCACCGAGCCGCCCAATGATCTCTCTGACCTCGGGCCCGCCGGCGAGGCGTTCCTGCTCGACGCCGCCACCCCCGACAAGCCGCAGAAGCTCAGCGCCATTCCGCCCACAATCGGCCGCGCCGACTTCACACCTGACGCCAACACCATCGTCTTCGCCGCGGCAACACCTGAAGACGCACCTCCCGGCTACGACGAGCTCTTTGCCCTACCGAAGCGATCCTCCGGCGAACAAGTCATTCGCCTCTCAGCCGGATTCGTCGGCCAGCTTAACGGCCAGGCACTCTACGTAACGCCGGACGGCACACTCATCGCGCAAGCCGGCATCGGAGTACGCACCACACCCGTCCGGCTCACGCTCGACGGCAGCAAGCCTCCGCAGCCCATCGACCTCGGCGCTCCCGTCATCACCGGACTCAACACCAATCGGAAGCAGACTGGCTGGGTGTGGCTCGCTGAGTCCGGCGGCCAGCCTGAAAAGCTCTGCACCGCCGCCAAGCTCGGAGACGCCTGCACCGCGCTCCCGATCCCCGAACTCGCACCCGCCGATCTGCGCTCTGTCGAACCCGAACTGGTTAAGTGGCAGAGCGGCGAGTTCACCATCGAAGGCCTGCTATACATGCCCGCGCAAGCCAAATCCGGCAAGGTCCCGCTCATCGTAGACGTTCACGGCGGCCCCTTCGGAGCCTTCGAGAACCGCCACGATCCCTTCGCCGATTTCCTCGTCGGCCACGGCTGGGCTGTACTGCGGCCCAACCCGCGCGGCTCATCGAACTATGGCGTCAAGTTCGCCGCCGCAAACAAGAACGACCTAGGCGGAGGCGACTACCAGGACATCATGGCAGGCGTAGATTACTCTCTCGCGCACTATCCGCTCGACGCATCGAAGATGGCCCTGATGGGCTACAGCTACGGCGGCGAAATGGCCGGATTCGTCGAAGGCAAGACCGACCGCTTCAAGGCCATCATCTCCGGCGCACCGGTAATCGACCAGTTCAGCGAGTACGGCACCGAGGGCGGTTCCTGGTACGACCGCTGGTACTTCGGCAAACCCTGGGAGCACATGCAAGACGCGTGGAAGCAGAGCCCGCTCTCCGGCGCCGCTCGCGCAAAGACGCCATTCCTCATCCTGCAGGGCGAAGCCGACACTACCGATCCCCTCGGCCAGGCGCAGGAAATGTACCGCGCTCTGCGTCAGGAAGGAGTACCGGTTGAGCTGGTCACCTACCCGCGCGACAACCACGGCCCACTCGCCGGCGCCATGTTCGGCCGCCCCGTTCCCGAGCCGTGGCACGGCTACGACGCAAGGCAGCGCGTGATCGAGTTCCTCAACAAAGCTTTCGGAGTAAGCGAAGACAAGTGA
- a CDS encoding DUF1761 family protein: protein MGKINYGRVILGGVVGGIIAFVLDSLVNVIWLGQQWLDTMKSLNRPNGNPGPFFLCLFLAECVGAILTIWVYAAVRPRFGAGLRTSVYAGLVAWVFGILLPHVVQVAQGLYPLRLMICDTGADLLIAVFAAIIGCALYKEAESNIADPATVEARHTTV from the coding sequence ATGGGCAAGATCAATTACGGGCGGGTGATCCTTGGCGGTGTTGTTGGGGGAATCATAGCGTTTGTTCTCGACAGTCTTGTCAATGTGATTTGGCTAGGTCAGCAATGGCTCGATACCATGAAATCGCTCAACCGGCCGAATGGCAATCCCGGACCTTTCTTCCTCTGCCTCTTCCTTGCCGAGTGCGTTGGCGCTATCTTGACGATCTGGGTATATGCCGCCGTTCGCCCGCGCTTCGGTGCAGGTCTTCGGACTTCGGTCTATGCCGGTCTCGTCGCATGGGTCTTTGGGATTCTCCTGCCGCACGTGGTGCAGGTGGCACAAGGCCTGTACCCTCTGCGACTTATGATCTGCGACACTGGTGCTGACCTGCTCATCGCCGTCTTCGCTGCCATCATCGGATGCGCGCTCTACAAGGAAGCTGAATCCAATATCGCGGACCCGGCAACCGTCGAAGCCCGTCACACCACAGTCTGA